cttttatcaattttcagggCTTGTTTCTCTGGTCCATGGATCAAGCAAAACAGGCAAATAAGAGATTACTACCATTGttcattataattattttaatgtctaattaaaacatctacaaatgtataaaactgagaTTAGGTAAAACCCATAGACAGTTGTTCAGcagttctcagtgaatctgcatgattcataggttcactttatcatcgccccCTACCGATGTATGGTGGGCTGGAAGGTCCAAAATTATGGCTAGCGACTTGTCGCGGGAATTCACTATTCAATTGCTAGTAGCCTGAGTTTACCACTGATAGGCCGGCGGTGCATCTGTATACACACTCTCCTCACGCAGCAAACGGCCAGAGGTGGGTAATCCAGGGGtcaaagagtaaaagtcctgccacatttttattccacccactgaagcattaatgagataaataagtgattaattgagtgatgattgaccatcattgaagacacctgatgataacaagcagaatcaccaaaggagaaaatcacaatttttaagttaccatcatcgaggtcagggtttgttttagttgagctcttgacccttgactttttaatattagattttgtttgggcagttttaactgcattaaaaccaactaGACAATCAAAGTTGATTCGAAAACAGGCTTGTTAATGCTGAAATGACtctataaataatacataatattttGTGGATCAGATAAGGTCAAGttctttgctcttggctgacatTTGGCATTTCTATGGCCTGCTTGTGGTCCAGATCTGACAAACAGGAGCTGtccgcccaagtgccatcattcccgCCACATGTGGCCCAGATCATCATCCCACGtgtgccagatgtgggccggatttGGGCCGACACAAAGTTGATATCTGGGGAAGCTACTGAgccaaaataaagcattatttcTAAGTTTTACTATAGTTTGTATTCAGCGtgcaaggtttatgcgcatgctccaagtcttcttcgctgctttaagtgcatttttgtgacagaattacagcgccacataatggtctggcatgtatactacataaTTTTGAGTCATTTCAGTGGTTTTGTGTGGACGCAGATATTTTTTTGAGATTGGTTTAGGGTAAGCTCTGGCTTTGTGTGGACGTAGCCTCATTTTACATTCAACTTCATGTTTACTTTGGGTTCCACTGGCACATTTTCTCCATGACTGTCTTTTTCAGACCAATATATACacagaacaaaattataaacacTCACAGTCAAAAGCTCAACTAAGGCAACCACCAatctccatgatggtgaccTCAAACGAAAtatctaaacttctgttaattctcaataagagcttctgtagacgtgtgacagaaataaagtcagtctggttagtaataagtgaagctggtaatgctgtttgtggagttgtttaatcagatcttcagagatttaatgtcttttatcttcagttcatctaaggctgtggctaaagaaagttgtagtttgtgttcttatttctctttctttcagtgtttgttcacagcaggtgtttgaatgattgaaagaatgtttcaggaacatcatactaacctttaaataacattctactaacattaaggaaactggacattttatgttcttggaatgttacaaatcaacgttCCTACAATATTGAATTTTAGATCAAAATCAAGTTGAAAGAACATTTGAGGAACATCATACCTTATAAAAACTTTCCTGTAATGTCAAGAAAACTGGAGGATTgtaatgttcccagaaccaacactgaatatcTAGAGAACATTCTTATAACAAAATACTGTTAGCtggtttgttttttctttttttgtcacTTTGCCAGTGATGAACTCTCCAGTCAGTATAGCTACAGCTTAAAATTCAGACTGTCACTGCATTTCACACAAACTAAACATTTTTGCCACTTGTATAGCTTCCTGTAGAGCTGGTAAAAAGTGTACTCCACCTGGACTGATTcatattcttttatttatattctttttttttacatatagcTTATTTATAGCATTTGAGATTGTAAAATGATCTCCAGGAAACCCTTCAACAACCTAATGGGATTCAAAGAAACAACCTTCAGCTCCTGATGCTCAGTTCAAACCGGCTCCATTCAGCCCTCACTGAACAAGCCAATTACAACATGAATCTTTAATATTCTTTAATATTATTCAAGACCATGCTTTAGACTTCAATTGTCTTTGAAGAAGAGAGATGTGCAATGCAATATTctttatatgaaaaaaagaaatcacaTTTTTCTGTGCAAAAGCTGATTAAGACTTCGGCATCTAACAGGGTTCCAGCTCTTCTTGACAGATggatttccatgacttttctggTTATTTAATGGATAAGAATCATTTTGATTCAGATTTGGAATTTGGAATCATTTAGAACATTTTGGAATCCTGAGATGTGAAAACATACGGATCATCATTCAGAGACTGACTGTGATGTTCTCCACTTCTGTTCAGCTCTTCTGGATCTGATTTCATAAACCACTATGGCAACAGTACCCACGCCCACCACAGCAGAGACAACCAATCGAATCACAGCTTCAGAAAAACTGTAACAGTGTACGTGGTCTGAGGACAGAAAAAGAGGTTTTATTGAGAAAATGCACCTAAATGATAAATTCACCAACAGCGTTGCaatagaaagaaaaacaatgttTGTGATGATTTTCTTTAAATTATTAACATCCCCTATGATGTACCTGCATATGTCTGACAGAGTTGAGTGATGTCCAGATGTTCAGTCTGGTCAGTGAATGAATTGTTCAGCACACAACTATAGGTGTTGttatcctgatattccacctccagGTGTAGAGAGACGCTGCTGATGAGgtcagacacactgatgctggacaataaactgttacctttgtaccaggagagagtcacatgactcacTTTGAACACTGAGCACAGCAGAACACATTTGAACAATGATGATGAtcctgatgatgatgaagaacatgAAGAATCTCTGGTGATGACAGGAATGGGAAGGCGAGCTGCAAAACATGAGAGAATAATATGAAACAAATTACTGTATGGAAATATTCTGGggtaaataaattcatttaagCTCTATATCAACAGTATCTTAACATATTGGCATATATAAGACATTTCAAATGATTGATTGTTAAAACATGGTGAGGAAAGAACAAATTAAATTCAACTATACTCACCGTAAACTGTAACATTGAATAATTCACTGAAGAATCTAGCGTAAATTCGATAAAGTCCAGAGTCTGTGGTTCTGATGTTCCTGATgatcagagatccagtttgaatGTCGATCTGTGCTCTGTCTCTGAATATGTCATCAACACAATATCTAATATTATTTGTCGTCTCATTAAACCAATTGACTCTGACTATACAAGTATCTTCAGGTCCAAACCATTCTATATTAGGTATATAACGTTTGTATCTATCATGAATATTAGTGTGTAGAGTGAcagaatctccctccatcactgacactATCTTCACTCCATCTGTATCAGAACCAAACACACATAGATATccatataaatacaataaatgtaAATCATCTCACCGTACTAAACCTGAAGTCATAAATCATGTTTAACTTACCAACCAGATGACAGAAAcacaagaaaataaatgtgCAAAACATTTCTACAAAAATCGCATATCAGAACACTCCAAAAACAAACGCTGCAACAGAAATCTCTTAACGCCTATGGTTTGCTGTCTCTTCCTCAAACAGACCTTGAAAACCTTGAGTGTCTCaaaattgcataataatgaaaTGTCCAGTCTAATGAAGAAACTTCTCATTCTAAGCTTCCCTCTAATCTTTACGACTCTAAAAACAGCTGTTCCTTAAACTCTAAAAACTGCCGTTTCACATTCCCTGAGAATACTAAcagaactttatttattttgtctatTATCCACATTATTTGTATTGTAAGATGGTTGCAACTTCATTGTGCAAAGTTTCCAAtgttattttaagtcattttagcTGTACAAAAGCACTCCGCAAACTGGTGTGTGTTTATAGTAATGGGCACTTTCTGGGGTTTAGTCAGAGGTGGGTAATCCAGGGGtcaaagagtaaaagtcctgccatatttttatccACTGAaacattaatgagataaataagtgattattgagcattattgaagacacctgatgataacaagcagaatcaccaaaggaaaaaatcacaatttttaagttaccatcatcgctcaactaaaacaaaccctgacctcgatgatggtaacttaaaaattgtgattttctcctttggtgattctgctttttatcatcaggtgtcttcaataatgctcaatcatcactcaatttaacacttatttatctcattaatgcttcagtggatgagataaaaatatggcaggacttttactcttcgacccctggattacccaccgctggtctcaaactccattgtttcctccttcttatataaatctcatttgtttaaaagacctcagaagaacaggcgaatctctacataacacagactgttacgcaacagtcggggtgtacgcccccaatatttgcataatgccagccaatgttcccaacattatgaaaggcattagacaagggcagccagtattaacagcTGAATACTGTTGAATCATCTGCTGAATCTatacacagctgaatcatctgactaggtaagcaagaacaacagcgaaaaatggcagatggagcaataataactaacatgattcatgataacatgatatttttagtgatatttgtaaattgtctttctaaatgtttcgttaacatgttgttaatgtactgttaaatgtggttaaagttaccatcatttattactgtattcacagagacaagactgtcgttattttcatttttaaacacttggaGTCTGTATAactcataaacacaacttcattctttataaatctctccaacagtgtagcattagccgttagacacggagcacagcctcaaattcactcagaatcaaatgtaaaaaatataacagtatacaatactcacataatccgaggcatgcatgatgaacactttgtaaagatcaattttgagggttatattagctgcgtaaactttgtttaggcactgttaaaggcaagcgcgagctccgtgggtgtggagcacgagatttaaaggggccgcacagcataaatcggctcatatttaatgatgccccaaaataggcagttaaaaaaattaataaaaaaaaatctatggggtattttgagctgaaacttcacagacacattcaggagacaccttagacttatattacatcttgtaaaaaagcgtttgatggcacctttaaaaatatcctggctcttccaagctttataatggcagtgaatgaaGGGCCcgattttgaagcaaaaaaaaaagtgcatccatcattGTAAaagtactccacacagctccaggggataataaaggccttctgaagcaaagagatgggtttttgtaaaaaaaaaaataactataataactagcttccggtagATGGAATTGATATTCATCAATTTGGCAAAAGTGCAAAACAAACCAtcggtcacaaattagaagtctaaaacgagaaatTTTGATATTTCAGAAAATAgaattttgatataagagaagaggagcttgagtttgttgcacagccctaatTGAACCACGAGAGGTGTCTAAGCTCACGCCACTCCTATATCTTTCTCGCGTCAggggttactcatttggcgcaagtCGACAGTTTGCATACGGTCATATgatggaagctagttattttagattataaagttttacaaaaaacccattgctgcacttcagaaggcctttattaaccccctggagctttGTGGAGTACTTttacgatggatggatgcacgtttttttggcttcaaaattggcccccccccccccccccccattcactaccattataaagcttggaagagtcaggacatttttaaatataactctcTTTGCTCTTTTTGCTTCGCGCATCTCTTCTGCATCTTCCACTTCTGGCTGCTTCTCTTCTACCTCTCATTTCATTCTCCGAATATATTAATTGTGTTCCTTCTTTCTCTATAATctgatcttcatctattagatacaattCTCTGGATTTTATTATAAACTATTATTTACTTGATTAATTTGTTTGTCGCTATAATTTTtacttaataaattaattattccTTATTCAAATATGATCTCTGACATAATCATTGCTGGACTGCTGGATCTCATTGCCTCAATTTTTGCATCATAATAAATCAAACAAACCCCTACAATTTAATCAAATAACAAcacatattattttaaaaaaaagtaaattgaaTTAGTTGATTTGTttattcaataaaacatttgcagttGGTTGTTTTGTGCTTGTTTGAGCTACATACACACTTTCAGCGTATGGAGATTCGAATGCTTCGAAACACTGAATCGCATTGAATCATTTTGCGAAGCAaccactttttttattttgaataacgCACCTCGTTTAGTGAAAGATGAGAATAAGACAACCTTATTCTCCTTCATTTCACTTTAATGCTATTTACTCGTAGACTAGAGTGAACTAAAATATGAGGATATTCCTCGATGAACAAAACACCACTAGCAGTTACACGCCTAAACATCAGGTGGCGCAGGTGAGTCACGACTGTCCGCAGTAACGGCGGCCGAACAACAGATCGCTGAAGAGATCATGCTAAATCTCTCTTGTTTACTATCAGTCTGCATTagatttttctcttttcttgACAAATTGGCAAACCATTTTAAAACGTTACAGAATAAGGAACTGTCAACTCGCTGGATTTGCAAATAGGTACAGTATACATTATGCACACTACAATGATACAACATAACATTCAAAATATATCAGATATCATTTATATTCTATCATTCTATATTCtatcatttatattattttatgataAAAGTAATTATTGGCAAAAATCAAATGTTAAAATGACTTTTCAGGCATTTTAGCAGCTCAGGATGGCTTTGGTGCCCTATGATGAGAATGTACTGCCTGCTCTGTCAAAGCTTCACCAGACTTCAGCTGAATTCAATCTGGCCAATCACAGGATCAGACTCAGCCAGGACTGGAAGCGATTGGGTGTCGCTGCTGTGGTCTGGGACGCAGTAAGTTCAAATACATCAGCTCTGGGGTCTAGTGTTTACACATCTGGGCTGGTAAAAGAAAGGTTGCAAGTTTGAATCCCACAAAATTTGATCCATGAACTGTCACTagtgtttattttttcagtcGTGATTCATTTGTCCATCCCCGTTTATCCCAGGCTGTGGTACTTTGCATGTTCCTGGAGATGGGAAACGTGGATCTGAAAGGAAAGAGAGCTATTGAGCTTGGAGCTGGCACAGGTTTGGTTGGCATTGTAGCTGCTCTTCTTGGTAAGAATGAATTATACTTTCCCTGTgtgttcatttcttttttttctgaatgaTTTTAGCTGGTAATATTCTGTTCTTGCAGGAGCCAATGTGACAATTACAGACCGAGAACCTGCCTTGGAATTTCTGACTGCCAACGTGCGTGAAAACATTCCTCCCTGCCAGCAGGAGGCGGTACGGGTATCTGAACTTACCTGGGGTGAGAATCTAGATCTGTATCCCCCAGGCAGCTTTGATCTGATACTGGGAGCCGACATTGTTTACCTGGAGGAGACGTTTCCCGCCCTCCTGCAGACTCTTGAACACCTGAGCACAGAGGACACAGTGGTGATGTTGTCCTGTCGGATCCGATATGAGCGAGATGAGCGGTTCCTGATGGAGCTACGGCAGAGGTTCTCAGTGCAAGAGGTCCATTATGACTCTCAAAGGGACATTCACATTTACAAAGCTGTGAAGAAGAAGACCAACACCGAACTGTAAGATCTGGTATTGAGAAACTCTTAGGTAGAGCTTCTTGTTTGTAATTTAGGCTTTAAGAACATTTAAGCTTTATAAAACACACTGAAGATGATTAAATGACAATATTAAATGGGCCATGGTGATTTTGGTATTAAATGATTGGTTTTATGCAGGTCACTGCTTGGGCAGCAGGTGGCGTTGCTATACAGGACTGGAATAATAATCTGGCCATATTCTAATATTGACACCTGTTTTGCCTTCAGCatctcttttttctttatttttacttGATTGGTTTTTAAAAGTCAGTGCTTGGGTTGCAAATGAGATGtatagttataataataattattaacttTAGTTGTTTTCTATATACAATCCaacatatattattacaattaatataattaaatattattactatttaaatagaattaataataataattattattaatattatttaaaatttaatgttaatttaaatatgttcattttttaaagttattatttattcacgtatttattattaattgatttaaaattatttttatttaaatagaattaattgttattattgtctaataataacaaattattatattgttattgcaattataattattattgctTTCTATATAG
The nucleotide sequence above comes from Chanodichthys erythropterus isolate Z2021 chromosome 10, ASM2448905v1, whole genome shotgun sequence. Encoded proteins:
- the LOC137029220 gene encoding natural killer cell receptor 2B4-like, which codes for MFCTFIFLCFCHLVDGVKIVSVMEGDSVTLHTNIHDRYKRYIPNIEWFGPEDTCIVRVNWFNETTNNIRYCVDDIFRDRAQIDIQTGSLIIRNIRTTDSGLYRIYARFFSELFNVTVYARLPIPVITRDSSCSSSSSGSSSLFKCVLLCSVFKVSHVTLSWYKGNSLLSSISVSDLISSVSLHLEVEYQDNNTYSCVLNNSFTDQTEHLDITQLCQTYADHVHCYSFSEAVIRLVVSAVVGVGTVAIVVYEIRSRRAEQKWRTSQSVSE
- the mettl21a gene encoding protein N-lysine methyltransferase METTL21A, which gives rise to MALVPYDENVLPALSKLHQTSAEFNLANHRIRLSQDWKRLGVAAVVWDAAVVLCMFLEMGNVDLKGKRAIELGAGTGLVGIVAALLGANVTITDREPALEFLTANVRENIPPCQQEAVRVSELTWGENLDLYPPGSFDLILGADIVYLEETFPALLQTLEHLSTEDTVVMLSCRIRYERDERFLMELRQRFSVQEVHYDSQRDIHIYKAVKKKTNTEL